Genomic segment of Nostoc sp. TCL240-02:
TCTTTAGTTTGGCAATTTCTTGATCGACATTAGCAAGTGATTCTTGATAGGGTTTTAGATAAGTTTGTTTTCCAGTAATAATGTAACTACGTTGCCCAATCTCCGCATCATTTATTTGAGATAGTAGCTGTTCTAAACTGTTATTTTTTTGATAAGTATTTTTTATGGCACTGCGGTTGTGAGTAGATACTGTTGTATTTTGATAGGAAACCACACCAATCAAAACTAAAATTACCGAAGCTATACCAAAACCTGCTGCAATCTTTTTGAAAAATTGTTTGCTTACCTTCTGCACCTGTTTACTTTTATTGTTAAAAAGTAGTAAGCTTGCTAAATTTCGGCGCAATTCCAGTTGCTTGATAACTTGACGACCTAATATTCGTAATGCCTCTATCTGCTCTGGAGTAAGTTCTCGTGGTACGTAATCAATTACACACAAAGTTCCTAGAGCATATCCTTCAGGGTTAGTCAGAGGTACACCAGCATAAAATCGAATATTTGGGTCAGATGTAACCAGTGGGTTGGTGGCGAACCTTTCGTCATCTGTTGTATCAGGTACAACAAAAACGTCAGGCTGTAAAATAGCATGACTACAGAATGCAAAATCTCGATGTGTTTCTAGGGTATCTAAACCGACTTTTGACTTGAACCACTGGCGATTTGTATCAATTAAGCTAATTAAGGCAATAGGAGTCTGGCAAATATACGAGGCTAAACGAGTGAGATCATCAAAGGCAGCTTCAGATGGTGTATCGAGAATTTTATACTCCAAAAGTGTCTCGATTCTCTGTACTTCGTTATTAGGTAATGGTGCTTTCATCCTTAAGCCTTATCTATATTCTGAGAGCAGAGGGGCAGGGGGCAGAGAGCAGAGGAGCAGGGGGAGAAGAAAAAATTAACTCTTTCCCCCCTTTATTTAGTGCTGAGTTTAGGAGTTAGGAGTTAGGAATCAGAATTTAGTATTTTTCCCCTGCTCCCCCTGCCCCTCTGCCTCTTCCCATGCCCAATGCCCAGGTCAACAAACTTACTTCAATTAATGACAATAGTTTAGTTAAAAGCGTTAGCGTAATTTCACTGAGTTCGCCCTTATGAACACATTTGTTAAATGATTAAGTCTTTGCTGTATTTTTTGTGGGCTGGTGTATTTGAAATTGGAGGAGGCTACCTAATCTGGTTGTGGTTGCGCGAAGGTAAACCGTTCTGGTGGGGCATATTGGGGGGAATTGCTTTAGCTTTCTATGGAATTATTGCAACTCTTCAATCGGCAAATTTTGGCAGAGTGTATGCTGCTTACGGTGGTGTATTTATTGCAATAGCGATGCTTTGGGGTTGGAAGGTAGACGGGGTAACTCCAGACCGCTACGATCTCATGGGAGCATGTTTAGCTTTAGTGAGTGTTCTAATTATCATGTTTGCACCCAGACCTTAAGTAAAACTTCTAGATTAATAAATTTTGTAATACCCACTTTTCAGAGACTAACAAAAAATAAATTATCCCAAATTATTTGTATATTTGTTGGATACCATATCTGTGCTATCTGGAGATGGGATGTTTATTTTGCTGGAATTCCCTGAACACATAATAACCTGACCAAAAATCGCCAAAATTTTTAATAACCAGCCGAAGATAAGCAACCATCTGTATATCTACCGCATAAATGCGTAGATATAAAGATAATTCATGGTAAATTTGTACAAATTTCCTGAAAATTGATAATTATTATCAATTTTTATAAGTATCTTGATTTGTAACAGGAAGTAACTAAAAATTTGGAGTTTTGTAGCGCTTGCATAAAATGCTATCCTGCACAAAAAGATGCAATCATTGCATCGTTACACCCTTGGTTCGATTTTGGCAACTACGATTACGATTATATTTTTGTTAACATTTCCAGAAAATTAAAGTTAAGTAACTTTTAAGACAAAAATATGTAGCCAAAAGTAATCAAATGTAGTTAAGGATACAAATCGTTGGTGCTTAGGAAGAAAAAGAAGTGTTGAAGAAAGTTGTAATGATTGGGGCTATCACCCTACTGTTTTTGGCAGGGCCGTTGATGGGCAATGCTTTTGCCCAAACACCAGCCGCGGCTCCACCTGCTGCTGATACTGGAGACACGGCATTTATGCTGATTTCAGCAGCACTCGTGCTGCTAATGACACCAGGATTGGCGTTTTTCTATGGTGGATTTGTGCGATCGCGTAATATCCTAAACACATTGATGATGAGCTTTGTGTTGATGGCGATCGTGGGAGTTACCTGGATTTTGTGGGGCTATAGTCTTTCTTTTGCACCAGGCTTGCCATTCATTGGTGGATTGCAATGGTTTGGGTTAAACGGTGTCGGTTTAGAGACTCAAGGCTACTTGCCGCATCTGCCTTATGAAGATGCGCTCAAAGCAGCAGACCCCAAATATGCTGATGTCGTCTCTTATGCCGGAACGATTCCCCACCAGGCATTTACGATTTATCAAGCCATGTTTGCCATTATCACCCCAGCCTTAATTTCTGGGGCGCTCGTTGAGCGGATGAGTTTCCGCGCCTATTCACTGTTTGTGCTGCTGTGGTCAACCTTTGTTTACGCCCCCCTAGCCCACATGGTATGGGCGAAAGGTGGATTATTAGGTTTGGCTGGTGGATTAGGTGCCCTCGACTTTGCAGGTGGCACAGTAGTTCATATTAGCTCTGGGGTTTCAGCTCTGGTAGCAGCGATCGTCCTTGGTCCTCGGAAAACCCATCCCGATCGCCTTAGCCCGCCACACAATGTTCCTTTCATTTTGCTGGGTGCTGGCTTGCTCTGGTTTGGCTGGTTCGGCTTCAACGCTGGGAGTGCCTTATCTGTTGCCAGTGGAACTTCTGGTGGCTTAACAACAAATTTAGCAACAACAGCCTTTGTTGCCACCAATACGGCGGCGGCGGCGGCAGCTTTAATGTGGCTAATTTTAGAAGCAGTTTTACGGGGTAAACCCACAGCCGTAGGAGCAGCTACAGGAGCCGTTGCTGGTTTAGTAGGCATCACCCCCGCCGCCGGATTTGTGACACCGCTATCAGCGATTTTAGTTGGTTTCATCACCGCCTTTGTTTGCTTCTATGCTGTAAGTTTTAAGCATAAGCTGCAAATTGACGATGCTTTAGATACCTATCCCGTGCATGGTGTTGGTGGGACAGTGGGGGCAATTTTAACGGCCATCTTTGCCACAACTCAAGTCAACGGCGGAGGTAAAGATGGAGTGCTACGTGGTAATTTTGGTGAATTGGGAGTTGAACTAGCAGCAATTGCCGTTGCTTATGCGATCGCAGGTGTTGGTACTTGGATTATTCTCAAGATTATCGATGCTACAGTCGGTCTGCGAGTCAAAGAGGAAGCCGAATTGCAAGGTTTGGATATCAACGAACACGGTGAAGAAGGTTATAATTCCGAGTTTGGCGATCGTCCCACTTAGTTAGTAGGGAGTGGGCATTGGGCATTGGGCATGAAGAAGAGACAAAGTAGACAAGGAAGAGGGTGGAGACAAGGGAGAGACTTATTCAATAATTCCCCCTTGTCCTCCCTGCCCCCTGCCCCCTGCCTTCCCTACTCCCCAATTGAAGATTGTGTAATTTGCGATCGCTAGCGTTAAAATTTGATTCAAATAATTGGTAAATTTCGCTAGTCGTGACTACTTCTGCAAAAACCCTCCCTATCTGGGCATTTTTCTCGCTGTTAACCAACTGCATCCTAATGTTGGCGGTCATTCTGCTAATCTGGCAACAGCAGAAATTGGCCACTTTTTTTGGGATAGTAACATCCCCAGAACCAATCAACCTGAACAACTCAACCCAAATTGCTACACCTGATTTGGGTCGTCGTCACCAACTCACTTATCAGGAGTGGGTAGACATTCTCAAGCAAGAAGCCAAGGTCGCTGCTGACCAACAAACTCCCCATTTAAGCATTCTGGCGGGAGATTCTCTAAGTTTATGGTTTCCCCCTGAGTTATTACCCGAAGGTAAAAATTGGCTCAATCAAGGAATTTCTGGTGAAACCAGTAATGGACTCTTAAACAGGTTGAAAATATTTGACCGCAGCAAACCAGAGGTCATTTTTGTGATGATTGGCATTAATGACCTAATTCGGGGGGTGAACAACGAGGAAATTTTAGATAATCAGCGACAAATTATCAATTACCTCCGAAAGACGCATCCCACAACGCAAATTGTTGTGCAATCGATTTTGCCACATGGGGCAGAAGAAGCAACCTGGAAAGGACGAGATAAACTTCTAGCTGTTGCCAATAGTCGCATTCAGGGGTTGAATCAGCAACTGCAAAGTATTTCTACCAAAAAAGGTGTCAAATATCTTGATTTATATCCCCTGTTTACTAACAAGCAAGGAAATCTACGCCGCGAATTTACTACTGATGGCTTACATTTAAGTCCCGAAGGGTATATAGTTTGGCGTTCTGCATTGCAGATTTATAGCGAAATCGAATTAAAATCCCAGCGTTAACGTCCTTCCGAGGAAAAAGGTTAAAGGGCAAAAAGAAGTAATATCTTTGAATACAACTCTGTATAAATCGCGGCTTGGCGCGAGAAAATAAAAAATAGTGGTTGAAGTAGACAAATCTAATGGATACAAAAGCTTTTAAGCGCAGCCTGCAACATTCCGAAAATTACAATCGTAAGGGCTTCGGTCATCAAGCAGAAGTTGCCACCCAGTTGCAATCTGAATATCAGAGTAACTTGATTCAAGAAATTCGCGATCGCAATTACACTCTACAACGGGGTGATGTTACCATCCGACTAGCACAAGCTTTTGGTTTTTGCTGGGGTGTAGAACGGGCTGTGGCCATGGCCTACGAAACTCGTC
This window contains:
- a CDS encoding ammonium transporter, translated to MLKKVVMIGAITLLFLAGPLMGNAFAQTPAAAPPAADTGDTAFMLISAALVLLMTPGLAFFYGGFVRSRNILNTLMMSFVLMAIVGVTWILWGYSLSFAPGLPFIGGLQWFGLNGVGLETQGYLPHLPYEDALKAADPKYADVVSYAGTIPHQAFTIYQAMFAIITPALISGALVERMSFRAYSLFVLLWSTFVYAPLAHMVWAKGGLLGLAGGLGALDFAGGTVVHISSGVSALVAAIVLGPRKTHPDRLSPPHNVPFILLGAGLLWFGWFGFNAGSALSVASGTSGGLTTNLATTAFVATNTAAAAAALMWLILEAVLRGKPTAVGAATGAVAGLVGITPAAGFVTPLSAILVGFITAFVCFYAVSFKHKLQIDDALDTYPVHGVGGTVGAILTAIFATTQVNGGGKDGVLRGNFGELGVELAAIAVAYAIAGVGTWIILKIIDATVGLRVKEEAELQGLDINEHGEEGYNSEFGDRPT
- a CDS encoding SGNH/GDSL hydrolase family protein translates to MTTSAKTLPIWAFFSLLTNCILMLAVILLIWQQQKLATFFGIVTSPEPINLNNSTQIATPDLGRRHQLTYQEWVDILKQEAKVAADQQTPHLSILAGDSLSLWFPPELLPEGKNWLNQGISGETSNGLLNRLKIFDRSKPEVIFVMIGINDLIRGVNNEEILDNQRQIINYLRKTHPTTQIVVQSILPHGAEEATWKGRDKLLAVANSRIQGLNQQLQSISTKKGVKYLDLYPLFTNKQGNLRREFTTDGLHLSPEGYIVWRSALQIYSEIELKSQR
- a CDS encoding YnfA family protein; this encodes MIKSLLYFLWAGVFEIGGGYLIWLWLREGKPFWWGILGGIALAFYGIIATLQSANFGRVYAAYGGVFIAIAMLWGWKVDGVTPDRYDLMGACLALVSVLIIMFAPRP